The following proteins are encoded in a genomic region of Nicotiana sylvestris chromosome 4, ASM39365v2, whole genome shotgun sequence:
- the LOC104215856 gene encoding scarecrow-like protein 14, protein MVMDKNYKGLYEATSAIQLKDEDLSFFPDLNLINNLRVSDHTLVQRNHVNIPQFQPDVLVPSAVYNTHEDYDFSDVVLTYISQMLMEENIEEKACMFQESAALQAAERSFYEVIGKKYPPSHNQEMPNLGQIDGRYPVDSSSSNYVDSSSSNYYSCISDVSDGLLCPNWNPDIGGDSDSSHAQHFPVDGAVASTSQSSHSSPSSSGTVTDAHLDSPVSSIQIPDIFSDSESIMQFKKGVEEASKFLPTGNSLLLDVRFNVVGKEDNEYGKNAVVKVENWGKHQSPEGSRGKKNVHHDDVDAMEERSNKQSAVFSESTVRSEMFDRVLLCSGGKNESALRESWQTVSSKNTPEDGLPKGSNGRKSRGKRQGSKRDTVDLRTILTLCAQAVAADDRRTANEFLKQIRQNSSSMGDGMQRLAHYVANGLEARMAGSGTQIYTALISMPTSAADVLKAYQLFLAACPFRKLSNFFSNKTIMNVAERAKTVHIIDFGIMYGFQWPCFIQRLSSRPGGPPKLRITGIDFPNPGFRPAERVEETGKRLANYAESFNVPFEFKAIAKKWETIKVEDLEIRKDEVLVVNCLYRFRNLLDETVVVNSPRDIVLNLIRMLKPDVFIQGIVNGAYNAPFFITRFREALFHYSSVFDMLEANIPREIHERMLIEKIIFGREVMNVVACEAAERIERPETYKQWKVRNIRAGFRQLPLNEEIRSTAKERVKAYHKDFVIDVDGHWLLQGWKGRIVYALSTWKAAY, encoded by the coding sequence ATGGTCATGGATAAAAACTATAAGGGGCTATATGAAGCAACATCTGCAATTCAATTAAAGGATGAAGATTTGTCATTTTTTCCGGATCTGAATTTAATTAACAATCTCAGAGTTAGTGATCATACTTTAGTCCAAAGAAATCATGTTAACATACCACAATTTCAACCTGATGTTTTAGTTCCATCGGCCGTCTATAACACTCATGAGGATTATGATTTTAGTGATGTAGTGCTTACGTACATAAGTCAAATGCTTATGGAAGAGAATATTGAAGAGAAGGCTTGTATGTTTCAAGAATCTGCAGCCCTTCAAGCTGCTGAAAGATCGTTTTATGAAGTTATCGGAAAGAAGTATCCTCCGTCCCACAATCAGGAAATGCCCAATTTAGGTCAGATCGATGGGCGGTACCCTGTGGATTCTAGTAGTAGTAATTATGTGGATTCTAGTAGTAGTAATTATTATAGTTGTATAAGTGATGTTAGTGATGGCTTATTATGCCCAAATTGGAATCCTGATATTGGTGGTGATAGTGACTCTTCACATGCTCAACATTTTCCGGTTGATGGTGCTGTTGCTTCGACATCTCAGTCGTCCCACAGTTCGCCAAGCAGCTCCGGAACTGTCACCGATGCACATTTGGATTCGCCCGTGAGCTCGATTCAGATACCGGACATATTTAGTGATAGTGAGTCTATCATGCAGTTTAAGAAAGGCGTCGAGGAAGCAAGTAAGTTCCTTCCTACGGGTAATAGTTTGCTCCTTGATGTAAGGTTTAATGTAGTGGGAAAGGAGGATAATGAATATGGAAAAAATGCAGTGGTGAAGGTGGAGAATTGGGGGAAACATCAATCTCCTGAAGGGTCAAGAGGGAAGAAAAACGTTCATCATGATGATGTCGATGCTATGGAGGAGAGAAGTAACAAGCAATCTGCAGTTTTTTCTGAATCAACTGTTCGATCGGAAATGTTCGATAGAGTGTTGCTATGCAGTGGAGGGAAAAATGAATCTGCTCTTCGTGAGTCCTGGCAAACTGTATCCAGTAAAAATACTCCAGAGGACGGCCTTCCGAAGGGATCTAATGGTCGGAAGTCCCGCGGAAAGAGGCAGGGGAGTAAAAGAGATACAGTAGACTTAAGAACCATTTTGACACTTTGTGCGCAAGCTGTTGCTGCAGATGATCGAAGGACAGCAAATGAGTTTCTGAAGCAGATTAGGCAGAATTCTTCTTCTATGGGGGATGGGATGCAGAGGCTGGCCCATTACGTTGCCAATGGTCTTGAGGCACGCATGGCTGGTTCCGGTACTCAGATTTATACCGCCCTTATTTCCATGCCTACGTCGGCAGCTGATGTCTTGAAAGCTTACCAGCTATTTCTTGCTGCTTGCCCGTTTAGAAAGCTCTCAAACTTCTTCTCGAATAAGACAATTATGAATGTAGCTGAAAGGGCTAAAACAGTACATATTATAGATTTCGGTATTATGTACGGCTTCCAATGGCCTTGCTTCATACAACGTCTCTCTTCTAGACCGGGTGGACCACCCAAGCTCCGTATAACGGGGATAGATTTTCCAAATCCTGGTTTCCGGCCAGCAGAGAGAGTTGAGGAAACAGGAAAGAGGTTAGCAAATTATGCCGAGAGTTTCAATGTTCCGTTTGAGTTTAAAGCTATAGCAAAGAAGTGGGAGACAATTAAAGTGGAGGATCTTGAGATCCGGAAGGACGAGGTTCTTGTAGTAAACTGCTTGTATCGGTTCAGGAATCTACTTGATGAGACTGTGGTTGTAAATAGTCCAAGAGATATTGTATTGAATCTCATCCGGATGTTGAAGCCTGATGTTTTCATACAGGGAATTGTAAACGGTGCTTATAATGCCCCGTTCTTTATCACACGATTCAGGGAGGCACTTTTTCACTACTCATCAGTATTTGATATGCTTGAAGCTAATATTCCCCGTGAAATTCATGAGAGAATGCTGATTGAAAAGATAATATTTGGGCGGGAGGTGATGAATGTCGTAGCGTGCGAAGCTGCTGAGAGAATTGAGAGACCAGAAACATACAAGCAATGGAAGGTTCGAAATATAAGAGCTGGTTTTAGGCAGCTTCCTTTGAACGAGGAGATCAGGAGTACAGCAAAAGAGCGGGTGAAGGCGTATCACAAGGATTTTGTGATTGATGTAGACGGTCATTGGCTACTGCAGGGATGGAAAGGTCGTATTGTTTATGCACTTTCAACTTGGAAGGCAGCTTATTAA